In Erinaceus europaeus chromosome 10, mEriEur2.1, whole genome shotgun sequence, one DNA window encodes the following:
- the NSMF gene encoding NMDA receptor synaptonuclear signaling and neuronal migration factor isoform X4 — protein sequence MGVAASRRRALRSEAMSSVAAKVRAARAFGEYLSQSHPENRNGADHLLADAYSGHDGSPEMQPAPQNKRRLSIVSNGRYEGSLSEEVVSGKPAGEGPQPRVYTISGEPALLPGPEAEAIELAVVKGRRQQERHPHHHSQSLRASPGCSHEDVSRPCQSWAGSRQGSKECPGCAQLAPGPSPSPRAFGLDQPPLPEATSRRKKLERMYSVDHDTPIRTWFPKENLFSFQTATTTMQAVFRGYAERKRRKRENDSASVIQRNFRKHLRMVGSRRVKAQTFAERRERSFSRSWSDPTPMKADTSHDSRDSSDLQSSHCTLGEAFEDLDWETEKGLEAVVCDSEGFMPPKVMLISSKVPKAEYIPTIIRRDDPSIIPILYDHEHATFEDILEEIEKKLNIYHKGAKIWKMLIFCQGGPGHLYLLKNKVATFAKVEKEEDMIHFWKRLSRLMSKVNPEPNVIHIMGCYILGNPNGEKLFQNLRTLMTPYRVTFESPLELSAQGKQMIETYFDFRLYRLWKSRQHSKLLDFEDVL from the exons ATGGGCGTCGCCGCCTCCCGGAGGAGGGCGCTGAGGAGCGAGGCCATGTCCTCGGTGGCGGCCAAAGTGCG AGCAGCCCGAGCGTTTGGCGAGTACCTGTCCCAGAGTCACCCTGAGAACCGGAATGGTGCAG accacCTGCTAGCTGATGCCTACTCTGGCCACGACGGGTCCCCCGAAATGCAGCCAGCCCCCCAGAACAAACGCCGCCTCTCCATCGTCTCCAATGGCCGTTATGAGGGCAGCCTCTCGGAGGAGGTTGTCAGTGGAAAGCCAGCCGGTGAGGGCCCCCAGCCCCGTGTGTATACCATCTCCGGGGAGCcagcactgctgcctggccccgaGGCCGAGGCCATTGAGCTGGCTGTGGTGAAGGGGCGGCGGCAGCAGGAGCggcacccccaccaccacagccAGTCACTGCGTGCCAGCCCAGGCTGCAGCCATGAAGACGTCAGCAGGCCTTGCCAAAGCTGGGCAGGCAGCCGCCAGGGCTCCAAGGAATGTCCTGGATGCGCCCAGCTGGCCCCtggccccagcccctcccctcggGCCTTTGGGCTGGACCAGCCACCTCTGCCTGAAGCCACCAGCCGCCGCAAAAAGCTGGAGAGGATGTACAGTGTCGACC ATGATACCCCCATTCGTACCTGGTTCCCCAAGGAAAACCTCTTCAGCTTTCAGACAGCAACCACAACTATGCAAGC GGTGTTCAGGGGCTACGCGGAGAGGAAGCGCCGGAAACGGGAGAATGATTCCGCGTCTGTAATCCAGAG GAACTTCCGCAAACACCTACGCATGGTCGGAAGCCGGCGTGTGAAGGCCCAGA CGTTCGCTGAGCGGCGAGAGCGAAGCTTCAGCAGGTCCTGGAGTGACCCCACCCCCATGAAAGCTGACACCTCCCACGACTCCCGAGACAGTAG TGACCTGCAGAGCTCGCACTGCACTCTGGGTGAAGCCTTCGAGGACCTGgactgggagacagagaaaggcctGGAAGCTGTGGTCTGTGACTCTGAGGGCTTCATGCCACCCAAAGTCATG CTCATCTCGTCCAAGGTGCCCAAAGCCGAGTACATCCCCACCATCATCCGCAGGGACGACCCCTCCatcattcccattctctat GACCACGAACACGCAACCTTCGAGGACATCCTGG aggagatagagaagaaactcAACATCTACCACAAGGGGGCCAAGATCTGGAAGATGCTCATTTTCTGTCAG GGAGGCCCAGGACACCTGTATCTGCTCAAGAACAAGGTGGCCACCTTTGCCAAAGTGGAAAAGGAAGAGGACATGATCCA cttCTGGAAGCGGTTGAGCCGCTTGATGAGCAAAGTGAATCCAGAGCCGAATGTCATCCACATCATGGGCTGCTACATTCTGGGGAACCCCAACGGGGAGAAG TTGTTCCAGAACCTCAGGACCCTCATGACCCCTTATAGAGTCACCTTTGAATCCCCCCTGGAGCTGTCAGCCCAAG GGAAGCAGATGATCGAGACCTACTTTGACTTCCGGCTGTACCGCCTGTGGAAGAGCCGCCAGCACTCCAAGCTGCTGGACTTTGAGGACGTCCTGTGA
- the NSMF gene encoding NMDA receptor synaptonuclear signaling and neuronal migration factor isoform X9 — translation MGVAASRRRALRSEAMSSVAAKVRAARAFGEYLSQSHPENRNGADHLLADAYSGHDGSPEMQPAPQNKRRLSIVSNGRYEGSLSEEVVSGKPAGEGPQPRVYTISGEPALLPGPEAEAIELAVVKGRRQQERHPHHHSQSLRASPGCSHEDVSRPCQSWAGSRQGSKECPGCAQLAPGPSPSPRAFGLDQPPLPEATSRRKKLERMYSVDRMSDDTPIRTWFPKENLFSFQTATTTMQANFRKHLRMVGSRRVKAQSSDLQSSHCTLGEAFEDLDWETEKGLEAVVCDSEGFMPPKVMLISSKVPKAEYIPTIIRRDDPSIIPILYDHEHATFEDILEEIEKKLNIYHKGAKIWKMLIFCQGGPGHLYLLKNKVATFAKVEKEEDMIHFWKRLSRLMSKVNPEPNVIHIMGCYILGNPNGEKLFQNLRTLMTPYRVTFESPLELSAQGKQMIETYFDFRLYRLWKSRQHSKLLDFEDVL, via the exons ATGGGCGTCGCCGCCTCCCGGAGGAGGGCGCTGAGGAGCGAGGCCATGTCCTCGGTGGCGGCCAAAGTGCG AGCAGCCCGAGCGTTTGGCGAGTACCTGTCCCAGAGTCACCCTGAGAACCGGAATGGTGCAG accacCTGCTAGCTGATGCCTACTCTGGCCACGACGGGTCCCCCGAAATGCAGCCAGCCCCCCAGAACAAACGCCGCCTCTCCATCGTCTCCAATGGCCGTTATGAGGGCAGCCTCTCGGAGGAGGTTGTCAGTGGAAAGCCAGCCGGTGAGGGCCCCCAGCCCCGTGTGTATACCATCTCCGGGGAGCcagcactgctgcctggccccgaGGCCGAGGCCATTGAGCTGGCTGTGGTGAAGGGGCGGCGGCAGCAGGAGCggcacccccaccaccacagccAGTCACTGCGTGCCAGCCCAGGCTGCAGCCATGAAGACGTCAGCAGGCCTTGCCAAAGCTGGGCAGGCAGCCGCCAGGGCTCCAAGGAATGTCCTGGATGCGCCCAGCTGGCCCCtggccccagcccctcccctcggGCCTTTGGGCTGGACCAGCCACCTCTGCCTGAAGCCACCAGCCGCCGCAAAAAGCTGGAGAGGATGTACAGTGTCGACCGTATGTCTG ATGATACCCCCATTCGTACCTGGTTCCCCAAGGAAAACCTCTTCAGCTTTCAGACAGCAACCACAACTATGCAAGC GAACTTCCGCAAACACCTACGCATGGTCGGAAGCCGGCGTGTGAAGGCCCAGA GTAGTGACCTGCAGAGCTCGCACTGCACTCTGGGTGAAGCCTTCGAGGACCTGgactgggagacagagaaaggcctGGAAGCTGTGGTCTGTGACTCTGAGGGCTTCATGCCACCCAAAGTCATG CTCATCTCGTCCAAGGTGCCCAAAGCCGAGTACATCCCCACCATCATCCGCAGGGACGACCCCTCCatcattcccattctctat GACCACGAACACGCAACCTTCGAGGACATCCTGG aggagatagagaagaaactcAACATCTACCACAAGGGGGCCAAGATCTGGAAGATGCTCATTTTCTGTCAG GGAGGCCCAGGACACCTGTATCTGCTCAAGAACAAGGTGGCCACCTTTGCCAAAGTGGAAAAGGAAGAGGACATGATCCA cttCTGGAAGCGGTTGAGCCGCTTGATGAGCAAAGTGAATCCAGAGCCGAATGTCATCCACATCATGGGCTGCTACATTCTGGGGAACCCCAACGGGGAGAAG TTGTTCCAGAACCTCAGGACCCTCATGACCCCTTATAGAGTCACCTTTGAATCCCCCCTGGAGCTGTCAGCCCAAG GGAAGCAGATGATCGAGACCTACTTTGACTTCCGGCTGTACCGCCTGTGGAAGAGCCGCCAGCACTCCAAGCTGCTGGACTTTGAGGACGTCCTGTGA
- the NSMF gene encoding NMDA receptor synaptonuclear signaling and neuronal migration factor isoform X12, with translation MGVAASRRRALRSEAMSSVAAKVRAARAFGEYLSQSHPENRNGADHLLADAYSGHDGSPEMQPAPQNKRRLSIVSNGRYEGSLSEEVVSGKPADDTPIRTWFPKENLFSFQTATTTMQANFRKHLRMVGSRRVKAQTFAERRERSFSRSWSDPTPMKADTSHDSRDSSDLQSSHCTLGEAFEDLDWETEKGLEAVVCDSEGFMPPKVMLISSKVPKAEYIPTIIRRDDPSIIPILYDHEHATFEDILEEIEKKLNIYHKGAKIWKMLIFCQGGPGHLYLLKNKVATFAKVEKEEDMIHFWKRLSRLMSKVNPEPNVIHIMGCYILGNPNGEKLFQNLRTLMTPYRVTFESPLELSAQGKQMIETYFDFRLYRLWKSRQHSKLLDFEDVL, from the exons ATGGGCGTCGCCGCCTCCCGGAGGAGGGCGCTGAGGAGCGAGGCCATGTCCTCGGTGGCGGCCAAAGTGCG AGCAGCCCGAGCGTTTGGCGAGTACCTGTCCCAGAGTCACCCTGAGAACCGGAATGGTGCAG accacCTGCTAGCTGATGCCTACTCTGGCCACGACGGGTCCCCCGAAATGCAGCCAGCCCCCCAGAACAAACGCCGCCTCTCCATCGTCTCCAATGGCCGTTATGAGGGCAGCCTCTCGGAGGAGGTTGTCAGTGGAAAGCCAGCCG ATGATACCCCCATTCGTACCTGGTTCCCCAAGGAAAACCTCTTCAGCTTTCAGACAGCAACCACAACTATGCAAGC GAACTTCCGCAAACACCTACGCATGGTCGGAAGCCGGCGTGTGAAGGCCCAGA CGTTCGCTGAGCGGCGAGAGCGAAGCTTCAGCAGGTCCTGGAGTGACCCCACCCCCATGAAAGCTGACACCTCCCACGACTCCCGAGACAGTAG TGACCTGCAGAGCTCGCACTGCACTCTGGGTGAAGCCTTCGAGGACCTGgactgggagacagagaaaggcctGGAAGCTGTGGTCTGTGACTCTGAGGGCTTCATGCCACCCAAAGTCATG CTCATCTCGTCCAAGGTGCCCAAAGCCGAGTACATCCCCACCATCATCCGCAGGGACGACCCCTCCatcattcccattctctat GACCACGAACACGCAACCTTCGAGGACATCCTGG aggagatagagaagaaactcAACATCTACCACAAGGGGGCCAAGATCTGGAAGATGCTCATTTTCTGTCAG GGAGGCCCAGGACACCTGTATCTGCTCAAGAACAAGGTGGCCACCTTTGCCAAAGTGGAAAAGGAAGAGGACATGATCCA cttCTGGAAGCGGTTGAGCCGCTTGATGAGCAAAGTGAATCCAGAGCCGAATGTCATCCACATCATGGGCTGCTACATTCTGGGGAACCCCAACGGGGAGAAG TTGTTCCAGAACCTCAGGACCCTCATGACCCCTTATAGAGTCACCTTTGAATCCCCCCTGGAGCTGTCAGCCCAAG GGAAGCAGATGATCGAGACCTACTTTGACTTCCGGCTGTACCGCCTGTGGAAGAGCCGCCAGCACTCCAAGCTGCTGGACTTTGAGGACGTCCTGTGA
- the NSMF gene encoding NMDA receptor synaptonuclear signaling and neuronal migration factor isoform X11, translating to MGVAASRRRALRSEAMSSVAAKVRAARAFGEYLSQSHPENRNGADHLLADAYSGHDGSPEMQPAPQNKRRLSIVSNGRYEGSLSEEVVSGKPADDTPIRTWFPKENLFSFQTATTTMQAVFRGYAERKRRKRENDSASVIQRNFRKHLRMVGSRRVKAQTFAERRERSFSRSWSDPTPMKADTSHDSRDSSDLQSSHCTLGEAFEDLDWETEKGLEAVVCDSEGFMPPKVMLISSKVPKAEYIPTIIRRDDPSIIPILYDHEHATFEDILEEIEKKLNIYHKGAKIWKMLIFCQGGPGHLYLLKNKVATFAKVEKEEDMIHFWKRLSRLMSKVNPEPNVIHIMGCYILGNPNGEKLFQNLRTLMTPYRVTFESPLELSAQGKQMIETYFDFRLYRLWKSRQHSKLLDFEDVL from the exons ATGGGCGTCGCCGCCTCCCGGAGGAGGGCGCTGAGGAGCGAGGCCATGTCCTCGGTGGCGGCCAAAGTGCG AGCAGCCCGAGCGTTTGGCGAGTACCTGTCCCAGAGTCACCCTGAGAACCGGAATGGTGCAG accacCTGCTAGCTGATGCCTACTCTGGCCACGACGGGTCCCCCGAAATGCAGCCAGCCCCCCAGAACAAACGCCGCCTCTCCATCGTCTCCAATGGCCGTTATGAGGGCAGCCTCTCGGAGGAGGTTGTCAGTGGAAAGCCAGCCG ATGATACCCCCATTCGTACCTGGTTCCCCAAGGAAAACCTCTTCAGCTTTCAGACAGCAACCACAACTATGCAAGC GGTGTTCAGGGGCTACGCGGAGAGGAAGCGCCGGAAACGGGAGAATGATTCCGCGTCTGTAATCCAGAG GAACTTCCGCAAACACCTACGCATGGTCGGAAGCCGGCGTGTGAAGGCCCAGA CGTTCGCTGAGCGGCGAGAGCGAAGCTTCAGCAGGTCCTGGAGTGACCCCACCCCCATGAAAGCTGACACCTCCCACGACTCCCGAGACAGTAG TGACCTGCAGAGCTCGCACTGCACTCTGGGTGAAGCCTTCGAGGACCTGgactgggagacagagaaaggcctGGAAGCTGTGGTCTGTGACTCTGAGGGCTTCATGCCACCCAAAGTCATG CTCATCTCGTCCAAGGTGCCCAAAGCCGAGTACATCCCCACCATCATCCGCAGGGACGACCCCTCCatcattcccattctctat GACCACGAACACGCAACCTTCGAGGACATCCTGG aggagatagagaagaaactcAACATCTACCACAAGGGGGCCAAGATCTGGAAGATGCTCATTTTCTGTCAG GGAGGCCCAGGACACCTGTATCTGCTCAAGAACAAGGTGGCCACCTTTGCCAAAGTGGAAAAGGAAGAGGACATGATCCA cttCTGGAAGCGGTTGAGCCGCTTGATGAGCAAAGTGAATCCAGAGCCGAATGTCATCCACATCATGGGCTGCTACATTCTGGGGAACCCCAACGGGGAGAAG TTGTTCCAGAACCTCAGGACCCTCATGACCCCTTATAGAGTCACCTTTGAATCCCCCCTGGAGCTGTCAGCCCAAG GGAAGCAGATGATCGAGACCTACTTTGACTTCCGGCTGTACCGCCTGTGGAAGAGCCGCCAGCACTCCAAGCTGCTGGACTTTGAGGACGTCCTGTGA
- the NSMF gene encoding NMDA receptor synaptonuclear signaling and neuronal migration factor isoform X10, whose product MGVAASRRRALRSEAMSSVAAKVRAARAFGEYLSQSHPENRNGADHLLADAYSGHDGSPEMQPAPQNKRRLSIVSNGRYEGSLSEEVVSGKPADDTPIRTWFPKENLFSFQTATTTMQAADSWWFPRVFRGYAERKRRKRENDSASVIQRNFRKHLRMVGSRRVKAQTFAERRERSFSRSWSDPTPMKADTSHDSRDSSDLQSSHCTLGEAFEDLDWETEKGLEAVVCDSEGFMPPKVMLISSKVPKAEYIPTIIRRDDPSIIPILYDHEHATFEDILEEIEKKLNIYHKGAKIWKMLIFCQGGPGHLYLLKNKVATFAKVEKEEDMIHFWKRLSRLMSKVNPEPNVIHIMGCYILGNPNGEKLFQNLRTLMTPYRVTFESPLELSAQGKQMIETYFDFRLYRLWKSRQHSKLLDFEDVL is encoded by the exons ATGGGCGTCGCCGCCTCCCGGAGGAGGGCGCTGAGGAGCGAGGCCATGTCCTCGGTGGCGGCCAAAGTGCG AGCAGCCCGAGCGTTTGGCGAGTACCTGTCCCAGAGTCACCCTGAGAACCGGAATGGTGCAG accacCTGCTAGCTGATGCCTACTCTGGCCACGACGGGTCCCCCGAAATGCAGCCAGCCCCCCAGAACAAACGCCGCCTCTCCATCGTCTCCAATGGCCGTTATGAGGGCAGCCTCTCGGAGGAGGTTGTCAGTGGAAAGCCAGCCG ATGATACCCCCATTCGTACCTGGTTCCCCAAGGAAAACCTCTTCAGCTTTCAGACAGCAACCACAACTATGCAAGC TGCTGACTCGTGGTGGTTTCCCAGGGTGTTCAGGGGCTACGCGGAGAGGAAGCGCCGGAAACGGGAGAATGATTCCGCGTCTGTAATCCAGAG GAACTTCCGCAAACACCTACGCATGGTCGGAAGCCGGCGTGTGAAGGCCCAGA CGTTCGCTGAGCGGCGAGAGCGAAGCTTCAGCAGGTCCTGGAGTGACCCCACCCCCATGAAAGCTGACACCTCCCACGACTCCCGAGACAGTAG TGACCTGCAGAGCTCGCACTGCACTCTGGGTGAAGCCTTCGAGGACCTGgactgggagacagagaaaggcctGGAAGCTGTGGTCTGTGACTCTGAGGGCTTCATGCCACCCAAAGTCATG CTCATCTCGTCCAAGGTGCCCAAAGCCGAGTACATCCCCACCATCATCCGCAGGGACGACCCCTCCatcattcccattctctat GACCACGAACACGCAACCTTCGAGGACATCCTGG aggagatagagaagaaactcAACATCTACCACAAGGGGGCCAAGATCTGGAAGATGCTCATTTTCTGTCAG GGAGGCCCAGGACACCTGTATCTGCTCAAGAACAAGGTGGCCACCTTTGCCAAAGTGGAAAAGGAAGAGGACATGATCCA cttCTGGAAGCGGTTGAGCCGCTTGATGAGCAAAGTGAATCCAGAGCCGAATGTCATCCACATCATGGGCTGCTACATTCTGGGGAACCCCAACGGGGAGAAG TTGTTCCAGAACCTCAGGACCCTCATGACCCCTTATAGAGTCACCTTTGAATCCCCCCTGGAGCTGTCAGCCCAAG GGAAGCAGATGATCGAGACCTACTTTGACTTCCGGCTGTACCGCCTGTGGAAGAGCCGCCAGCACTCCAAGCTGCTGGACTTTGAGGACGTCCTGTGA
- the NSMF gene encoding NMDA receptor synaptonuclear signaling and neuronal migration factor isoform X6, whose product MGVAASRRRALRSEAMSSVAAKVRAARAFGEYLSQSHPENRNGADHLLADAYSGHDGSPEMQPAPQNKRRLSIVSNGRYEGSLSEEVVSGKPAGEGPQPRVYTISGEPALLPGPEAEAIELAVVKGRRQQERHPHHHSQSLRASPGCSHEDVSRPCQSWAGSRQGSKECPGCAQLAPGPSPSPRAFGLDQPPLPEATSRRKKLERMYSVDRMSDDTPIRTWFPKENLFSFQTATTTMQANFRKHLRMVGSRRVKAQTFAERRERSFSRSWSDPTPMKADTSHDSRDSSDLQSSHCTLGEAFEDLDWETEKGLEAVVCDSEGFMPPKVMLISSKVPKAEYIPTIIRRDDPSIIPILYDHEHATFEDILEEIEKKLNIYHKGAKIWKMLIFCQGGPGHLYLLKNKVATFAKVEKEEDMIHFWKRLSRLMSKVNPEPNVIHIMGCYILGNPNGEKLFQNLRTLMTPYRVTFESPLELSAQGKQMIETYFDFRLYRLWKSRQHSKLLDFEDVL is encoded by the exons ATGGGCGTCGCCGCCTCCCGGAGGAGGGCGCTGAGGAGCGAGGCCATGTCCTCGGTGGCGGCCAAAGTGCG AGCAGCCCGAGCGTTTGGCGAGTACCTGTCCCAGAGTCACCCTGAGAACCGGAATGGTGCAG accacCTGCTAGCTGATGCCTACTCTGGCCACGACGGGTCCCCCGAAATGCAGCCAGCCCCCCAGAACAAACGCCGCCTCTCCATCGTCTCCAATGGCCGTTATGAGGGCAGCCTCTCGGAGGAGGTTGTCAGTGGAAAGCCAGCCGGTGAGGGCCCCCAGCCCCGTGTGTATACCATCTCCGGGGAGCcagcactgctgcctggccccgaGGCCGAGGCCATTGAGCTGGCTGTGGTGAAGGGGCGGCGGCAGCAGGAGCggcacccccaccaccacagccAGTCACTGCGTGCCAGCCCAGGCTGCAGCCATGAAGACGTCAGCAGGCCTTGCCAAAGCTGGGCAGGCAGCCGCCAGGGCTCCAAGGAATGTCCTGGATGCGCCCAGCTGGCCCCtggccccagcccctcccctcggGCCTTTGGGCTGGACCAGCCACCTCTGCCTGAAGCCACCAGCCGCCGCAAAAAGCTGGAGAGGATGTACAGTGTCGACCGTATGTCTG ATGATACCCCCATTCGTACCTGGTTCCCCAAGGAAAACCTCTTCAGCTTTCAGACAGCAACCACAACTATGCAAGC GAACTTCCGCAAACACCTACGCATGGTCGGAAGCCGGCGTGTGAAGGCCCAGA CGTTCGCTGAGCGGCGAGAGCGAAGCTTCAGCAGGTCCTGGAGTGACCCCACCCCCATGAAAGCTGACACCTCCCACGACTCCCGAGACAGTAG TGACCTGCAGAGCTCGCACTGCACTCTGGGTGAAGCCTTCGAGGACCTGgactgggagacagagaaaggcctGGAAGCTGTGGTCTGTGACTCTGAGGGCTTCATGCCACCCAAAGTCATG CTCATCTCGTCCAAGGTGCCCAAAGCCGAGTACATCCCCACCATCATCCGCAGGGACGACCCCTCCatcattcccattctctat GACCACGAACACGCAACCTTCGAGGACATCCTGG aggagatagagaagaaactcAACATCTACCACAAGGGGGCCAAGATCTGGAAGATGCTCATTTTCTGTCAG GGAGGCCCAGGACACCTGTATCTGCTCAAGAACAAGGTGGCCACCTTTGCCAAAGTGGAAAAGGAAGAGGACATGATCCA cttCTGGAAGCGGTTGAGCCGCTTGATGAGCAAAGTGAATCCAGAGCCGAATGTCATCCACATCATGGGCTGCTACATTCTGGGGAACCCCAACGGGGAGAAG TTGTTCCAGAACCTCAGGACCCTCATGACCCCTTATAGAGTCACCTTTGAATCCCCCCTGGAGCTGTCAGCCCAAG GGAAGCAGATGATCGAGACCTACTTTGACTTCCGGCTGTACCGCCTGTGGAAGAGCCGCCAGCACTCCAAGCTGCTGGACTTTGAGGACGTCCTGTGA
- the NSMF gene encoding NMDA receptor synaptonuclear signaling and neuronal migration factor isoform X2 — MGVAASRRRALRSEAMSSVAAKVRAARAFGEYLSQSHPENRNGADHLLADAYSGHDGSPEMQPAPQNKRRLSIVSNGRYEGSLSEEVVSGKPAGEGPQPRVYTISGEPALLPGPEAEAIELAVVKGRRQQERHPHHHSQSLRASPGCSHEDVSRPCQSWAGSRQGSKECPGCAQLAPGPSPSPRAFGLDQPPLPEATSRRKKLERMYSVDHDTPIRTWFPKENLFSFQTATTTMQAADSWWFPRVFRGYAERKRRKRENDSASVIQRNFRKHLRMVGSRRVKAQTFAERRERSFSRSWSDPTPMKADTSHDSRDSSDLQSSHCTLGEAFEDLDWETEKGLEAVVCDSEGFMPPKVMLISSKVPKAEYIPTIIRRDDPSIIPILYDHEHATFEDILEEIEKKLNIYHKGAKIWKMLIFCQGGPGHLYLLKNKVATFAKVEKEEDMIHFWKRLSRLMSKVNPEPNVIHIMGCYILGNPNGEKLFQNLRTLMTPYRVTFESPLELSAQGKQMIETYFDFRLYRLWKSRQHSKLLDFEDVL, encoded by the exons ATGGGCGTCGCCGCCTCCCGGAGGAGGGCGCTGAGGAGCGAGGCCATGTCCTCGGTGGCGGCCAAAGTGCG AGCAGCCCGAGCGTTTGGCGAGTACCTGTCCCAGAGTCACCCTGAGAACCGGAATGGTGCAG accacCTGCTAGCTGATGCCTACTCTGGCCACGACGGGTCCCCCGAAATGCAGCCAGCCCCCCAGAACAAACGCCGCCTCTCCATCGTCTCCAATGGCCGTTATGAGGGCAGCCTCTCGGAGGAGGTTGTCAGTGGAAAGCCAGCCGGTGAGGGCCCCCAGCCCCGTGTGTATACCATCTCCGGGGAGCcagcactgctgcctggccccgaGGCCGAGGCCATTGAGCTGGCTGTGGTGAAGGGGCGGCGGCAGCAGGAGCggcacccccaccaccacagccAGTCACTGCGTGCCAGCCCAGGCTGCAGCCATGAAGACGTCAGCAGGCCTTGCCAAAGCTGGGCAGGCAGCCGCCAGGGCTCCAAGGAATGTCCTGGATGCGCCCAGCTGGCCCCtggccccagcccctcccctcggGCCTTTGGGCTGGACCAGCCACCTCTGCCTGAAGCCACCAGCCGCCGCAAAAAGCTGGAGAGGATGTACAGTGTCGACC ATGATACCCCCATTCGTACCTGGTTCCCCAAGGAAAACCTCTTCAGCTTTCAGACAGCAACCACAACTATGCAAGC TGCTGACTCGTGGTGGTTTCCCAGGGTGTTCAGGGGCTACGCGGAGAGGAAGCGCCGGAAACGGGAGAATGATTCCGCGTCTGTAATCCAGAG GAACTTCCGCAAACACCTACGCATGGTCGGAAGCCGGCGTGTGAAGGCCCAGA CGTTCGCTGAGCGGCGAGAGCGAAGCTTCAGCAGGTCCTGGAGTGACCCCACCCCCATGAAAGCTGACACCTCCCACGACTCCCGAGACAGTAG TGACCTGCAGAGCTCGCACTGCACTCTGGGTGAAGCCTTCGAGGACCTGgactgggagacagagaaaggcctGGAAGCTGTGGTCTGTGACTCTGAGGGCTTCATGCCACCCAAAGTCATG CTCATCTCGTCCAAGGTGCCCAAAGCCGAGTACATCCCCACCATCATCCGCAGGGACGACCCCTCCatcattcccattctctat GACCACGAACACGCAACCTTCGAGGACATCCTGG aggagatagagaagaaactcAACATCTACCACAAGGGGGCCAAGATCTGGAAGATGCTCATTTTCTGTCAG GGAGGCCCAGGACACCTGTATCTGCTCAAGAACAAGGTGGCCACCTTTGCCAAAGTGGAAAAGGAAGAGGACATGATCCA cttCTGGAAGCGGTTGAGCCGCTTGATGAGCAAAGTGAATCCAGAGCCGAATGTCATCCACATCATGGGCTGCTACATTCTGGGGAACCCCAACGGGGAGAAG TTGTTCCAGAACCTCAGGACCCTCATGACCCCTTATAGAGTCACCTTTGAATCCCCCCTGGAGCTGTCAGCCCAAG GGAAGCAGATGATCGAGACCTACTTTGACTTCCGGCTGTACCGCCTGTGGAAGAGCCGCCAGCACTCCAAGCTGCTGGACTTTGAGGACGTCCTGTGA